From a single Paramormyrops kingsleyae isolate MSU_618 chromosome 14, PKINGS_0.4, whole genome shotgun sequence genomic region:
- the LOC140578319 gene encoding calpain-1 catalytic subunit-like, with protein sequence MPPPGVCLNIIKDRNQDGGMGTVTDPVKFRGQDFYWLRDQFLKNRQRFIDGTFPPDSSIIGPNLLSPEDMARVEWKRPHKMVASPCLFVDEVSRFDIAQGCLGDCWFLASVGALTCQPQMLQQVVPNDQGFHRDYAGIFHFRFWRFGAWVDVVIDDKLPTIDGNLIFVHPTTKNEFWAALLEKAYAKVCGSYSDLKAGNVSETMMDFTGGIHVMYNLKEAPPNLWDLMNRAVKFKSLMGCGTAQGATPENVELPNGIVQGHAYAITGVAQVMSHGIPVNLVRIWNPWGGVEWNGDWSDESSSWNTVTVEDRMSCLQICKDGEFWMSMKDFTMNFEEVDICCRTPEFLDDSPSQWGSSCHSGKWVAGTTAGGCMKFRETFWMNPQYQVRVTCGTKGSDHPDSTNMVVSLLQKPDNGSRSLSPNHYIGFTLFAVPPELRDAKGKFPASFFNNSSPISVTKAFMNVRETTQVFYLPPGEYVIVPSTFNPEEPASYLLMIFSKMQTSVGDSSAENYMTINKKIYSSYAPTEHESVFAQYSDKLKEVDAEQLQKLLNENVVTDMSSGGFGLEMCRSIVAMMDLSVTGTLKNAEFSRLWKRVQAYRDVFIRKDVSRTGKLSLQELRSAIQAAGVTVSDDLLNLVALRHGSSSREITLESFIFLMLRLHSLNKIFKNLSDGKGMYLKEKEWLYLNIYS encoded by the exons ATGCCTCCCCCCGGTGTGTGTTTGAACATAATCAAGGACCGGAACCAGGACGGTGGGATGGGCACTGTGACTGACCCTGTGAAATTTCGTGGCCAAGACTTCTACTGGCTACGGGACCAGTTTCTGAAGAACAGACAGAGGTTTATTGACGGCACATTTCCCCCAGACAGTAGTATCATTGGCCCTAACCTGCTGTCACCTGAGGACATGGCAAGAGTAGAATGGAAAAGACCACAT AAAATGGTAGCATCTCCATGCTTATTTGTCGATGAAGTTTCAAGATTTGACATCGCTCAAGGATGTTTGG GTGACTGCTGGTTTCTGGCGTCTGTCGGAGCGCTAACATGTCAACCGCAGATGCTGCAACAGGTGGTGCCGAATGACCAAGGATTTCACAGAGATTATGCTGGGATATTTCACTTCAGG ttCTGGAGATTTGGAGCGTGGGTGGATGTCGTGATCGACGATAAGCTGCCAACAATTGATGGAAACTTAATCTTTGTTCATCCAACAACTAAAAATGAGTTCTGGGCTGCCTTGCTAGAAAAGGCCTACGCCAA AGTGTGTGGGTCATACTCAGACCTGAAAGCTGGGAATGTGTCAGAAACCATGATGGACTTCACTGGAGGGATCCATGTGATGTATAATCTGAAGGAAGCACCCCCAAATCTTTGGGATCTCATGAACAGGGCTGTGAAATTTAAGTCCCTAATGGGGTGTGGGACTGCTCAAGGG GCAACTCCTGAAAATGTGGAATTACCCAATGGGATAGTGCAGGGTCATGCCTATGCTATCACTGGAGTTGCACAG GTCATGAGTCATGGAATACCTGTGAATCTGGTTCGAATCTGGAATCCATGGGGTGGAGTAGAATGGAATGGAGACTGGAGTGACGA ATCTTCATCGTGGAATACAGTTACTGTAGAAGATAGGATGAGCTGCTTGCAGATCTGTAAGGATGGAGAATTCTG GATGTCTATGAAGGATTTTACAATGAACTTTGAAGAGGTGGATATTTGCTGTCGCACTCCGGAGTTTCTTGACGATTCTCCCAGTCAGTGGGGTTCCTCCTGTCACTCGGGCAAATGGGTTGCTGGGACGACAGCAGGTGGATGCATGAAGTTTAGAG AGACATTCTGGATGAATCCGCAGTATCAAGTCAGAGTGACATGTGGAACCAAGGGCAGTGATCATCCTGATTCCACCAACATGGTGGTATCTCTCCTGCAGAAACCAGACAATGGGAGTCGGTCCCTTTCACCCAATCATTATATTGGTTTCACTTTGTTTGCG GTACCACCAGAG TTGCGGGACGCCAAAGGGAAATTTCCAGCATCATTCTTCAACAACAGCAGCCCAATATCAGTAACGAAAGCTTTCATGAATGTTCGAGAAACTACACAAGTCTTCTATTTACCTCCCGGGGAGTATGTTATTGTGCCCTCGACGTTTAACCCAGAAGAACCGGCTTCCTACCTCTTGATGATTTTCTCAAAGATGCAGACCTCTGTTGG tgacaGCTCAGCTGAGAACTACATGACCATCAACAAG AAAATCTATTCCAGCTATGCCCCAACTGAGCACGAATCAGTGTTTGCTCAATACTCTGATAAG CTCAAGGAAGTTGATGCGGAACAACTGCAGAAACTTCTGAATGAGAATGTGGTCACAG ACATGTCATCAGGTGGCTTTGGTTTGGAAATGTGCAGAAGTATTGTAGCGATGATGGAT CTTTCAGTCACTGGAACACTGAAAAACGCAGAGTTCTCACGTTTGTGGAAACGTGTTCAGGCTTACAGG GACGTTTTCATCAGGAAGGATGTTTCTCGTACTGGAAAGTTGTCCTTGCAAGAACTGCGGAGTGCAATTCAAGCCGCAG GTGTCACTGTGAGCGATGACCTGCTGAACCTGGTGGCCTTGCGCCATGGCAGCTCTTCCAGGGAAATCACTCTGGAGAGCTTCATCTTCCTCATGCTGCGTCTGCACAGCTTGAACA AAATATTCAAGAACCTGTCAGATGGGAAAGGCATGTACCTCAAAGAAAAAGAG TGGCTGTATCTCAACATCTACTCCTGA